The DNA window ATGCCGGATCTCCGCCTCGGCCAGCATCAGCCGCAGCACCGCCGCGTGCCCGTCGCCACTCCGCCAATCCCGGCGGGCCCGCCGGAGCCACTCCTCGGCGTGGAAGACGTGACGGAGCAGTGGGTCGACTCCCGTCATCCCTACTCGCTCGCCCCGGAGGGCTGGAACGGTGCGGGCATCAGCGTGTCCCGGATCCTCCGCAGCGCCTGCTGCTGGAGCCGGTAGAAGTGCGACAGACTGATTTTCAGTTCGCCGGCGATCCGGCTCGGTTCCTCCGCGGCCAGAAACGCACCCCGGAGGATGCGGCGCTCACGCGCCGGCAGTCCGTCGATCGCCGACACGATTTGACGCACGAGCACGCCGTCTTCGACCGACGCCAGGGCGTCGGCGGCCGCGGGGTCGGGAATGCGGGCGAACGACTCGCTCGTGTCCTCGAGGTCCGCCGTTCGGCCGCGCTCGCGGCGCAGCGCGTTGAGGATCCGCCCGCGGATCCGATAGGTCGCGAACGTGCTGAACCGGACCCCGCGATCCGGATCGAACCGCTCCACCGCCTGGATCAACCCGACGGTGCCCTCCTGGATCATGTCCATCAGGAGGGCCTCGCGGAGGCGGAGCTGCATGGCGACCTTGAACACCAGGGGCTGATAGGCCTCGATCAGGCGGGCCCGGCTCCGGAGGTCGCCGCGCCGCTTATAGGCGCGCCAAAGGCGGCCCTCGACGGCGGGGACCAGGAGTTCAACATTGTGCAGTTCACGCAGGTATTCGGTCAGCACGCGCACCGCTCCATGCTTACAATATCCACCCCACGATGCCGCAGTTCTCCACGGGCCCCGGCCTCAGAACGGGAATCGGGTCAGAAGGAAGAAGCCGTTGTCGCCAAGGGTGTCCACGTTCCACGAGACGGACACGCTCGGGCTGATCAGGTATTCCACCC is part of the bacterium genome and encodes:
- a CDS encoding sigma-70 family RNA polymerase sigma factor, yielding MLTEYLRELHNVELLVPAVEGRLWRAYKRRGDLRSRARLIEAYQPLVFKVAMQLRLREALLMDMIQEGTVGLIQAVERFDPDRGVRFSTFATYRIRGRILNALRRERGRTADLEDTSESFARIPDPAAADALASVEDGVLVRQIVSAIDGLPARERRILRGAFLAAEEPSRIAGELKISLSHFYRLQQQALRRIRDTLMPAPFQPSGASE